In Plodia interpunctella isolate USDA-ARS_2022_Savannah chromosome 22, ilPloInte3.2, whole genome shotgun sequence, the following proteins share a genomic window:
- the LOC128679928 gene encoding focal adhesion kinase 1-like isoform X4, whose protein sequence is MVMESVQQTGRFWPLSPRLWRRSNEYSKVVFEPRRPPLSPIETRKFDNTPDLLRRNIVRERLEHLNLESAIKEEKRWSVDSRKPPKDERRKPEDLVKLRVKKQRQPRPNSLQLLLCPSSSGHYSSNTWRYTRVRSKSHEPEGGGRCADGPLARAMQPAPAGSPKRHPSAVTQAGTAAGDQSTLKVHFPNGGFNVVRASADDDVRSVLRLLAARLAAGDRVYANCYALRARRLTTGKIRWIHQDTPVSELLSKWPASEWRLELRVRYLPANLRELCEADRVTFHYYYDQLRHDYLNANHPMVDQDLAIQICCLEIKYFCKDNQISLDKKFNIEYLEKEFGLHKFLPKSVLEAIKPKVLKKAIQQQFKKVATLGEAEGMLRFVQTLHAHLGYDRESFTGALGSEWAIPVELAIGPDIDISYVSHKAGEPATYSKIASFCDIVAVQTLKSNCSQQSQTQSGSCGKAALQLRVKGATETLTITCSSVEAAESLADLVDGYCRLVTDSQTSLWNRTTAEMSSSSSEGKTSSWEANTATLLSEDYAEIVDDDADYSTPAVRDYELVRNQIELTGIIGEGQFGDVHKGTCRVTSANHPSLRRQLAQQKQQGKCSGGEYILPVAVKTCKMDADLDTAEKFLEEAYIMQQFSHPHIIGLVGVCSSPPIWIVMELATLGEMRAYLQQNARRLETCTLVLYIYQLSTALSYLESKKFVHRDIAARNVLVSTPTCVKLADFGLSKMVDDKSYYKASRGKLPIKWMAPESINFRRFTSASDVWMFGVCMWEILMLGVKPFIGVKNNDVIGKLENGERLALPPKCPPRLYSVMSRCWSYEPSQRPTAHSLKETLFEILQEERSSAWDTMRRENRRVAAASWGDDPPPKPTRPPTNLSAAVDANPAQSVGAAPQTYIVAQNPLVLAHLLRENQSRAIDPQAYTTPASVFNTVAVDFAETLPENEQIVDKIINDESVDIPLQTVPIPVASLHKLDPVVPEQTDDTLTVVVGASCDNLCQNQTVSPRADVTSPPQDAESTEPYANRVRSLERNTRSALSTAERAPIRMGSLERNARGSLSHRGSPVPIAPFTRQHSVPASPPPRSRREQDVGQFSVQGAINAQLAASVVNKMRHQPEPPLVEEIYDFGGDNVKSCAAIAAQKAMSKPYRPSVSGMSVSHPNTYGVPVGVVQGVPYSQSQKSKQPFIRSSSPVYPQMPQNYMPQSGPSFVPQQIYSSQVVGAQPMLFKPQATPQSAQSTAVFRPQYTAADSLYASRQECSAQVQSPEFDTEQAVERRLLAELARQQHQSEEDRIWLQKQEDNLKRLSNMQLSTESEQSEPKPETVETRASSQPPSGTNSTETSPANTVNPKDRPSSDDKTRGAGTEPVYALTTGVVRGVMQLAQAARAPPAAVLAAVRAVGQALRALCAAVDLVVVPFPPQAQREVEMAHQVLSKDMAALVEAMRLAIQYANTTLHDEYTKRMLAAAHVLAMDAKNLLDVVDCIRERHPHIDWRAALRPDAAPAPAPIPQNQTLTSHNQAYAPQNQTYTPQNPVLSNQSSIQEEETPSPKPDFKINQPVTTGINVTEHLPKEHSSLPATSNRVSALIHNYNLYGNVREPQHIYGNTEVGGSFQNSSSSISDDGKVDVAPMESVKSRVQAISGKIDSPPIYSVSKKMIPLDPNNDQG, encoded by the exons ATGGTTATGGAGTCGGTGCAACAGACTGGGCGATTCTGGCCCCTATCTCCTCGACTATGGAGAAGGAGCAATGAATACTCGAAAGTCGTATTCGAGCCTCGAAGACCACCATTGTCTCCGATAGAAACGCGCAAATTTGACAATACTCCAGATTTGCTTCGACGGAATATTGTTAGGGAGAGATTGGAGCATTTGAATTTAGAGAGCGcgataaaagaagaaaaaagatGGAGTGTGGATTCAAGGAAGCCGCCGAAAGACGAAAGGAGGAAGCCAGAGGATTTGGTGAAGTTGAGAGTGAAGAAGCAAAGACAGCCAAGACCGAACAGTTTGCAGTTGCTGCTGTGCCCTTCGAGCTCGGGACATTATAGCAGTAACACTTGGCGGTACACGAGGGTGCGGTCCAAAAG CCATGAACCTGAGGGCGGCGGGCGTTGCGCGGACGGGCCGCTAGCGCGCGCGATGCAGCCAGCGCCGGCCGGCTCGCCCAAGCGGCATCCTAGTGCGGTGACACAGG CAGGCACAGCAGCCGGCGACCAGTCCACCCTCAAAGTCCATTTTCCCAACGGAGGGTTCAACGTAGTCCGGGCGTCAGCTGATGACGATGTCAGATCAGTGCTGCGGCTGCTGGCTGCGAGACTGGCCGCTGGAGACAGGGTGTACGCCAATTGCTATGCGCTGCGGGCACGGAGGCTAACCACTGGCAAg ATCCGATGGATCCACCAGGACACGCCAGTGTCGGAGCTGCTCAGCAAATGGCCGGCGAGCGAGTGGAGGCTGGAGCTCAGGGTGCGGTACCTGCCCGCCAACCTGCGGGAACTGTGCGAAGCGGACCGCGTCACTTTCCACTACTATTACGACCAG TTGCGACACGACTACCTCAATGCCAATCATCCTATGGTAGACCAGGATTTGGCTATACAAATATGCTGTTTAGAAATAAA GTACTTTTGTAAGGATAACCAGATATCCCTGGACAAGAAGTTCAACATCGAATACCTGGAGAAAGAGTTCGGCCTACACAAGTTCCTGCCCAAATCTGTGCTCGAAGCGATCAAACCCAAAGTGCTGAAGAAGGCAATACAGCAGCAatttaaaaag GTGGCGACGCTGGGCGAGGCGGAAGGCATGCTGCGCTTCGTGCAGACGCTGCACGCGCACCTCGGGTACGACCGCGAGAGCTTCACGGGCGCGCTCGGCTCCGAGTGGGCCATCCCCGTCGAGCTCGCCATCGGGCCCGACATCG ATATATCGTACGTTTCACACAAGGCAGGCGAGCCAGCGACATATTCAAAAATAGCATCGTTCTGCGACATAGTAGCCGTGCAAACCCTAAAGTCTAACTGTTCGCAACAATCACAAACACAG AGTGGATCTTGTGGCAAAGCAGCGCTTCAGTTGAGAGTGAAAGGAGCGACGGAAACGCTAACGATCACATGCAGCAGTGTCGAG GCTGCAGAAAGTTTAGCGGATCTAGTGGACGGCTACTGCAGACTGGTGACCGACTCACAGACCTCACTATGGAACAGAACCA CGGCGGAAATGAGCAGCAGTTCGTCCGAAGGCAAGACCAGTTCGTGGGAGGCGAACACCGCCACCCTGCTGTCTGAAGACTACGCTGAGATTGTGGACGACGACGCTGACTACTCCACGCCAGCTG tacgTGACTATGAGTTGGTGAGGAATCAGATTGAACTGACTGGCATCATCGGTGAAGGACAGTTTGGTGATGTTCAcaaag GTACCTGCCGAGTGACGTCAGCGAACCATCCATCTTTACGAAGACAACTAGcgcaacaaaaacaacaagGCAAATGTTCCGGCGGAGAGTATATATTACCTGTGGCCGTCAAAACTTGCAAGATGGACGCCGATTTGGACACCGCCGAGAAGTTTCTCGAAGAGGCTT ATATAATGCAGCAGTTCTCTCACCCGCACATCATCGGGCTGGTGGGGGTCTGCAGCAGCCCCCCCATCTGGATCGTCATGGAACTGGCCACTCTTGGGGAAATGAGGGCTTATCTACAGCAGAACGCTAGGAG ATTGGAGACGTGCACACTGGTGCTGTACATCTACCAGCTGTCGACGGCGCTCAGCTATCTGGAGAGCAAGAAGTTCGTGCACAGGGATATAGCTGCCAGAAATGTTCTTGTCTCCACACCTACCTGTGTCAAG CTTGCAGATTTCGGCCTATCCAAGATGGTGGACGACAAATCGTACTACAAGGCGTCGCGCGGGAAACTGCCCATAAAGTGGATGGCCCCGGAGTCCATCAACTTCCGGCGGTTCACTTCCGCTTCTGATGTCTGGATGTTTG gTGTATGTATGTGGGAGATCCTTATGTTAGGGGTGAAGCCCTTTATAGGGGTGAAAAACAATGACGTCATCGGAAAACTAGAGAATGGCGAGCGACTGGCTCTACCCCCCAAATGCCCCCCGAGATTGTACTCAGTTATGTCCAGATGTTGGTCGTACGAACCTTCGCAACGGCCTACTGCGCATAGCCTGAAGGAAACACTATT CGAGATCCTGCAGGAGGAGCGCAGCTCGGCGTGGGACACCATGCGGCGCGAGAACAGACGCGTGGCCGCCGCCTCCTGGGGCGACGACCCGCCGCCCAAGCCCACGCGTCCGCCCACCAACCTCTCCG CAGCGGTGGACGCAAACCCAGCGCAATCCGTCGGCGCGGCGCCGCAAACCTACATCGTGGCGCAGAACCCGCTCGTCCTTGCTCACCTTCTACGGGAGAACCAGTCCCGCGCCATCGACCCGCAGGCGTACACCACCCCCGCATCGGTATTCAACACTGTCGCCGTCGACTTCGCCGAAACTCTACCGGAAAACGAGCAAATCGTCgacaaaattataaacgaTGAAAGTGTCGATATTCCCTTACAAACCGTCCCTATTCCAGTAGCGAGCCTTCATAAGTTAGACCCCGTGGTACCAGAACAGACGGACGACACTTTGACGGTAGTCGTAGGCGCGAGTTGCGATAATCTGTGCCAGAATCAGACTGTATCCCCCCGCGCTGACGTCACCTCACCCCCGCAAGATGCTGAATCCACAGAACCGTACGCGAACAGAGTTCGGTCGCTCGAAAGGAACACTAGAAGCGCGTTGTCCACGGCCGAGAGGGCCCCAATCAGAATGGGGTCTTTAGAACGAAATGCAAGGGGTAGTTTGTCCCATAGGGGATCCCCGGTCCCAATAGCACCTTTTACGAGACAACACTCGGTCCCCGCTTCGCCCCCGCCGAGGAGTAGGAGAGAACAAGATGTCGGCCAGTTCTCAGTCCAAGGCGCGATTAACGCGCAATTGGCCGCGAGCGTCGTCAACAAAATGAGGCATCAACCCGAACCGCCATTGGTCGAGGAAATATACGACTTCGGCGGAGACAACGTCAAAAGTTGCGCCGCGATCGCGGCCCAAAAAGCCATGTCTAAACCTTACCGTCCTTCCGTTTCTGGCATGTCAGTGTCTCATCCTAACACTTATGGAGTCCCAGTAGGAGTTGTTCAGGGCGTTCCGTACTCCCAAAGTCAAAAATCTAAACAGCCCTTCATAAGGTCCTCAAGTCCAGTCTACCCTCAAATGCCGCAGAATTACATGCCCCAGTCAGGGCCGTCGTTCGTTCCTCAGCAAATCTACAGCTCTCAGGTGGTGGGGGCGCAGCCGATGCTATTTAAGCCGCAGGCGACTCCTCAATCGGCTCAGTCGACGGCCGTCTTCCGGCCGCAATACACGGCCGCCGATAGTTTGTACGCGTCGAGACAGGAATGCTCAGCTCAAGTCCAG AGTCCAGAATTCGACACGGAGCAAGCGGTGGAAAGGCGTCTGTTGGCTGAATTAGCGAGACAACAACATCAGAGCGAAGAGGATAGAATATGGCTTCAAAAACAAGAAGATAATCTG aagcGGCTATCAAACATGCAGTTGTCAACGGAGAGCGAGCAGAGCGAACCCAAACCTGAGACCGTCGAGACGCGTGCCTCTAGTCAACCGCCATCAG GCACGAACTCTACAGAAACCAGTCCAGCTAACACAGTGAATCCGAAAGACAGGCCTTCCAGTGATGATAAG ACTCGGGGCGCTGGCACGGAGCCGGTGTACGCGCTGACGACGGGCGTGGTGCGCGGCGTGATGCAGCTCGCGCAGGCCGCGCGTGCGCCGCCCGCCGCCGTGCTCGCCGCCGTGCGCGCTGTCGGCCAGGCGCTGCGCGCTCTGTGCGCTGCTGTCGACCTCGTCGTGGTGCCCTTCCCGCCGCAGGCGCAGCG TGAGGTGGAAATGGCGCATCAAGTGCTCAGCAAGGACATGGCTGCGTTGGTCGAAGCGATGCGGCTCGCTATACAATACGCCAACACCACGCTACACGATGAATACACCAA ACGAATGCTCGCGGCCGCACACGTGCTCGCGATGGACGCCAAGAATCTCCTCGACGTCGTGGACTGCATCCGCGAGCGACACCCCCACATCGACTGGCGCGCGGCCCTCCGCCCCGACGCCGCCCCCGCACCCGCCCCCATCCCCCAAAACCAAACCCTCACCTCCCACAACCAAGCCTACGCTCCTCAAAACCAAACCTACACCCCCCAAAACCCAGTGCTTAGCAACCAATCCTCTATACAAGAAGAGGAGACACCATCCCCGAAACCAGACTTCAAAATCAACCAACCCGTAACGACCGGAATAAACGTCACTGAACACCTACCGAAAGAACACAGCAGTCTCCCCGCCACTTCCAACAGAGTGTCCGCCTTGATACATAATTACAATCTGTACGGCAATGTCAGGGAACCGCAACATATTTATGGCAACACCGAAGTCGGCGGTTCTTTCCAGAATTCCTCGTCCAGCATCAGCGACGACGGCAAAGTCGATGTGGCTCCGATGGAGTCTGTCAAGAGCAGAGTCCAAGCCATTTCTGGCAAAATAGATTCGCCCCCAATCTACTCTGTCAGCAAAAAGATGATCCCTCTAGATCCGAACAACGATCAAGGGTGA
- the LOC128679928 gene encoding focal adhesion kinase 1-like isoform X14 yields the protein MVMESVQQTGRFWPLSPRLWRRSNEYSKVVFEPRRPPLSPIETRKFDNTPDLLRRNIVRERLEHLNLESAIKEEKRWSVDSRKPPKDERRKPEDLVKLRVKKQRQPRPNSLQLLLCPSSSGHYSSNTWRYTRVRSKSHEPEGGGRCADGPLARAMQPAPAGSPKRHPSAVTQAGTAAGDQSTLKVHFPNGGFNVVRASADDDVRSVLRLLAARLAAGDRVYANCYALRARRLTTGKIRWIHQDTPVSELLSKWPASEWRLELRVRYLPANLRELCEADRVTFHYYYDQLRHDYLNANHPMVDQDLAIQICCLEIKYFCKDNQISLDKKFNIEYLEKEFGLHKFLPKSVLEAIKPKVLKKAIQQQFKKVATLGEAEGMLRFVQTLHAHLGYDRESFTGALGSEWAIPVELAIGPDIDISYVSHKAGEPATYSKIASFCDIVAVQTLKSNCSQQSQTQSGSCGKAALQLRVKGATETLTITCSSVEAAESLADLVDGYCRLVTDSQTSLWNRTTAEMSSSSSEGKTSSWEANTATLLSEDYAEIVDDDADYSTPAVRDYELVRNQIELTGIIGEGQFGDVHKGTCRVTSANHPSLRRQLAQQKQQGKCSGGEYILPVAVKTCKMDADLDTAEKFLEEAYIMQQFSHPHIIGLVGVCSSPPIWIVMELATLGEMRAYLQQNARRLETCTLVLYIYQLSTALSYLESKKFVHRDIAARNVLVSTPTCVKLADFGLSKMVDDKSYYKASRGKLPIKWMAPESINFRRFTSASDVWMFGVCMWEILMLGVKPFIGVKNNDVIGKLENGERLALPPKCPPRLYSVMSRCWSYEPSQRPTAHSLKETLFEILQEERSSAWDTMRRENRRVAAASWGDDPPPKPTRPPTNLSAVDANPAQSVGAAPQTYIVAQNPLVLAHLLRENQSRAIDPQAYTTPASSPEFDTEQAVERRLLAELARQQHQSEEDRIWLQKQEDNLKRLSNMQLSTESEQSEPKPETVETRASSQPPSGTNSTETSPANTVNPKDRPSSDDKTRGAGTEPVYALTTGVVRGVMQLAQAARAPPAAVLAAVRAVGQALRALCAAVDLVVVPFPPQAQREVEMAHQVLSKDMAALVEAMRLAIQYANTTLHDEYTKRMLAAAHVLAMDAKNLLDVVDCIRERHPHIDWRAALRPDAAPAPAPIPQNQTLTSHNQAYAPQNQTYTPQNPVLSNQSSIQEEETPSPKPDFKINQPVTTGINVTEHLPKEHSSLPATSNRVSALIHNYNLYGNVREPQHIYGNTEVGGSFQNSSSSISDDGKVDVAPMESVKSRVQAISGKIDSPPIYSVSKKMIPLDPNNDQG from the exons ATGGTTATGGAGTCGGTGCAACAGACTGGGCGATTCTGGCCCCTATCTCCTCGACTATGGAGAAGGAGCAATGAATACTCGAAAGTCGTATTCGAGCCTCGAAGACCACCATTGTCTCCGATAGAAACGCGCAAATTTGACAATACTCCAGATTTGCTTCGACGGAATATTGTTAGGGAGAGATTGGAGCATTTGAATTTAGAGAGCGcgataaaagaagaaaaaagatGGAGTGTGGATTCAAGGAAGCCGCCGAAAGACGAAAGGAGGAAGCCAGAGGATTTGGTGAAGTTGAGAGTGAAGAAGCAAAGACAGCCAAGACCGAACAGTTTGCAGTTGCTGCTGTGCCCTTCGAGCTCGGGACATTATAGCAGTAACACTTGGCGGTACACGAGGGTGCGGTCCAAAAG CCATGAACCTGAGGGCGGCGGGCGTTGCGCGGACGGGCCGCTAGCGCGCGCGATGCAGCCAGCGCCGGCCGGCTCGCCCAAGCGGCATCCTAGTGCGGTGACACAGG CAGGCACAGCAGCCGGCGACCAGTCCACCCTCAAAGTCCATTTTCCCAACGGAGGGTTCAACGTAGTCCGGGCGTCAGCTGATGACGATGTCAGATCAGTGCTGCGGCTGCTGGCTGCGAGACTGGCCGCTGGAGACAGGGTGTACGCCAATTGCTATGCGCTGCGGGCACGGAGGCTAACCACTGGCAAg ATCCGATGGATCCACCAGGACACGCCAGTGTCGGAGCTGCTCAGCAAATGGCCGGCGAGCGAGTGGAGGCTGGAGCTCAGGGTGCGGTACCTGCCCGCCAACCTGCGGGAACTGTGCGAAGCGGACCGCGTCACTTTCCACTACTATTACGACCAG TTGCGACACGACTACCTCAATGCCAATCATCCTATGGTAGACCAGGATTTGGCTATACAAATATGCTGTTTAGAAATAAA GTACTTTTGTAAGGATAACCAGATATCCCTGGACAAGAAGTTCAACATCGAATACCTGGAGAAAGAGTTCGGCCTACACAAGTTCCTGCCCAAATCTGTGCTCGAAGCGATCAAACCCAAAGTGCTGAAGAAGGCAATACAGCAGCAatttaaaaag GTGGCGACGCTGGGCGAGGCGGAAGGCATGCTGCGCTTCGTGCAGACGCTGCACGCGCACCTCGGGTACGACCGCGAGAGCTTCACGGGCGCGCTCGGCTCCGAGTGGGCCATCCCCGTCGAGCTCGCCATCGGGCCCGACATCG ATATATCGTACGTTTCACACAAGGCAGGCGAGCCAGCGACATATTCAAAAATAGCATCGTTCTGCGACATAGTAGCCGTGCAAACCCTAAAGTCTAACTGTTCGCAACAATCACAAACACAG AGTGGATCTTGTGGCAAAGCAGCGCTTCAGTTGAGAGTGAAAGGAGCGACGGAAACGCTAACGATCACATGCAGCAGTGTCGAG GCTGCAGAAAGTTTAGCGGATCTAGTGGACGGCTACTGCAGACTGGTGACCGACTCACAGACCTCACTATGGAACAGAACCA CGGCGGAAATGAGCAGCAGTTCGTCCGAAGGCAAGACCAGTTCGTGGGAGGCGAACACCGCCACCCTGCTGTCTGAAGACTACGCTGAGATTGTGGACGACGACGCTGACTACTCCACGCCAGCTG tacgTGACTATGAGTTGGTGAGGAATCAGATTGAACTGACTGGCATCATCGGTGAAGGACAGTTTGGTGATGTTCAcaaag GTACCTGCCGAGTGACGTCAGCGAACCATCCATCTTTACGAAGACAACTAGcgcaacaaaaacaacaagGCAAATGTTCCGGCGGAGAGTATATATTACCTGTGGCCGTCAAAACTTGCAAGATGGACGCCGATTTGGACACCGCCGAGAAGTTTCTCGAAGAGGCTT ATATAATGCAGCAGTTCTCTCACCCGCACATCATCGGGCTGGTGGGGGTCTGCAGCAGCCCCCCCATCTGGATCGTCATGGAACTGGCCACTCTTGGGGAAATGAGGGCTTATCTACAGCAGAACGCTAGGAG ATTGGAGACGTGCACACTGGTGCTGTACATCTACCAGCTGTCGACGGCGCTCAGCTATCTGGAGAGCAAGAAGTTCGTGCACAGGGATATAGCTGCCAGAAATGTTCTTGTCTCCACACCTACCTGTGTCAAG CTTGCAGATTTCGGCCTATCCAAGATGGTGGACGACAAATCGTACTACAAGGCGTCGCGCGGGAAACTGCCCATAAAGTGGATGGCCCCGGAGTCCATCAACTTCCGGCGGTTCACTTCCGCTTCTGATGTCTGGATGTTTG gTGTATGTATGTGGGAGATCCTTATGTTAGGGGTGAAGCCCTTTATAGGGGTGAAAAACAATGACGTCATCGGAAAACTAGAGAATGGCGAGCGACTGGCTCTACCCCCCAAATGCCCCCCGAGATTGTACTCAGTTATGTCCAGATGTTGGTCGTACGAACCTTCGCAACGGCCTACTGCGCATAGCCTGAAGGAAACACTATT CGAGATCCTGCAGGAGGAGCGCAGCTCGGCGTGGGACACCATGCGGCGCGAGAACAGACGCGTGGCCGCCGCCTCCTGGGGCGACGACCCGCCGCCCAAGCCCACGCGTCCGCCCACCAACCTCTCCG CGGTGGACGCAAACCCAGCGCAATCCGTCGGCGCGGCGCCGCAAACCTACATCGTGGCGCAGAACCCGCTCGTCCTTGCTCACCTTCTACGGGAGAACCAGTCCCGCGCCATCGACCCGCAGGCGTACACCACCCCCGCATCG AGTCCAGAATTCGACACGGAGCAAGCGGTGGAAAGGCGTCTGTTGGCTGAATTAGCGAGACAACAACATCAGAGCGAAGAGGATAGAATATGGCTTCAAAAACAAGAAGATAATCTG aagcGGCTATCAAACATGCAGTTGTCAACGGAGAGCGAGCAGAGCGAACCCAAACCTGAGACCGTCGAGACGCGTGCCTCTAGTCAACCGCCATCAG GCACGAACTCTACAGAAACCAGTCCAGCTAACACAGTGAATCCGAAAGACAGGCCTTCCAGTGATGATAAG ACTCGGGGCGCTGGCACGGAGCCGGTGTACGCGCTGACGACGGGCGTGGTGCGCGGCGTGATGCAGCTCGCGCAGGCCGCGCGTGCGCCGCCCGCCGCCGTGCTCGCCGCCGTGCGCGCTGTCGGCCAGGCGCTGCGCGCTCTGTGCGCTGCTGTCGACCTCGTCGTGGTGCCCTTCCCGCCGCAGGCGCAGCG TGAGGTGGAAATGGCGCATCAAGTGCTCAGCAAGGACATGGCTGCGTTGGTCGAAGCGATGCGGCTCGCTATACAATACGCCAACACCACGCTACACGATGAATACACCAA ACGAATGCTCGCGGCCGCACACGTGCTCGCGATGGACGCCAAGAATCTCCTCGACGTCGTGGACTGCATCCGCGAGCGACACCCCCACATCGACTGGCGCGCGGCCCTCCGCCCCGACGCCGCCCCCGCACCCGCCCCCATCCCCCAAAACCAAACCCTCACCTCCCACAACCAAGCCTACGCTCCTCAAAACCAAACCTACACCCCCCAAAACCCAGTGCTTAGCAACCAATCCTCTATACAAGAAGAGGAGACACCATCCCCGAAACCAGACTTCAAAATCAACCAACCCGTAACGACCGGAATAAACGTCACTGAACACCTACCGAAAGAACACAGCAGTCTCCCCGCCACTTCCAACAGAGTGTCCGCCTTGATACATAATTACAATCTGTACGGCAATGTCAGGGAACCGCAACATATTTATGGCAACACCGAAGTCGGCGGTTCTTTCCAGAATTCCTCGTCCAGCATCAGCGACGACGGCAAAGTCGATGTGGCTCCGATGGAGTCTGTCAAGAGCAGAGTCCAAGCCATTTCTGGCAAAATAGATTCGCCCCCAATCTACTCTGTCAGCAAAAAGATGATCCCTCTAGATCCGAACAACGATCAAGGGTGA